A region of Ignavibacteriota bacterium DNA encodes the following proteins:
- a CDS encoding YeeE/YedE family protein produces MKQYFQITLVGILFGIILTKAEVISWYRIYEMFTFESFHMFGIIGSAVALGAIVTTIIKKFKLKSIEGNEIKIAPKDFSISRYLFGGILFGIGWAMAGACPGPIYILIGNGFSVMLVVIASAILGTFVYGLVQHKLPH; encoded by the coding sequence ATGAAGCAATATTTTCAAATAACTTTAGTTGGGATATTATTTGGTATTATTCTAACAAAAGCTGAAGTTATTTCATGGTATAGAATTTACGAAATGTTTACTTTTGAATCATTTCACATGTTTGGAATAATTGGTTCTGCAGTAGCATTAGGAGCAATAGTAACAACAATTATCAAAAAATTCAAACTAAAGTCTATTGAAGGTAATGAGATAAAAATCGCACCAAAAGATTTCAGCATTTCAAGATATTTGTTCGGAGGAATACTTTTCGGAATCGGCTGGGCAATGGCGGGTGCTTGCCCGGGACCAATTTACATACTTATCGGAAATGGATTTTCGGTGATGCTTGTTGTTATTGCATCAGCAATTTTGGGTACTTTCGTTTATGGTTTAGTTCAGCACAAACTGCCACATTAA
- a CDS encoding cupin domain-containing protein, whose translation MHTAEYWIEKLGLRAHPEGGFYKETYRSDEFIVSDSLPDRYNSDRSFSTTIYFMITKDSFSKFHKVNSDEFWFFHSGGSAKIYNLTNSGELIIKHFGIDTDNNEFPQILIPQNTWFAAEVENGDYVLLSCTVAPGFDFEDFTLAERNEFITDFPQHKQLIKKLT comes from the coding sequence ATGCATACCGCTGAATATTGGATTGAAAAACTTGGGCTTAGGGCTCATCCTGAAGGAGGTTTCTACAAGGAGACATATCGCTCTGACGAGTTTATAGTTTCTGATTCTCTGCCGGATAGATACAATTCCGACAGGAGTTTTTCCACAACTATTTACTTTATGATTACTAAAGACTCTTTTTCAAAATTTCACAAAGTAAACAGTGATGAATTTTGGTTTTTTCATTCCGGAGGTTCTGCTAAAATTTACAACCTTACAAATAGTGGAGAATTAATTATTAAACATTTTGGAATTGATACTGATAACAATGAATTCCCTCAGATATTAATTCCCCAAAATACATGGTTTGCAGCTGAAGTTGAAAATGGTGATTACGTCCTGCTTTCTTGTACAGTAGCTCCGGGATTTGACTTTGAGGATTTCACTCTTGCAGAAAGAAACGAATTTATTACTGATTTTCCTCAGCACAAACAATTAATCAAAAAACTTACTTAA
- a CDS encoding MCE family protein encodes MSRKKRSANPFLIGLFVITGSLIMIGLIIWLGASQILKQQTYYVTYFDTSVEGLENGSAVKYQGVPCGRITTIQVAPDGRLVEVIFLIDVKISIDDSLRIQPAMAGIAGGKFLQLHYPSNPDMANRYPNIGSIDPPYRLIRSAPSGIEEITIAAEAVMNNLMALNVFELNKKTMEFLDVSTDFFKKKELHDILVNLEASSSHLNSVLEKADSSLAIENITETTLIFKKSAMRIEDMIAELNSQIEQMQLNKHMDKIYSKYDSSMTQTTNVIANMGFRAESSIYSFQELMDELIRTNKDLRNTLRAFTDNPSTMFLSLPPPKED; translated from the coding sequence ATGAGCAGAAAAAAAAGATCTGCCAATCCATTTTTGATAGGATTGTTTGTCATTACAGGCAGTCTGATAATGATTGGCTTGATTATCTGGCTTGGTGCAAGCCAAATTCTTAAGCAGCAGACTTATTATGTTACTTATTTTGACACTTCAGTTGAAGGTCTGGAGAATGGCTCTGCAGTAAAATATCAGGGTGTACCCTGTGGCAGGATTACAACTATTCAGGTCGCTCCGGATGGACGCTTAGTGGAAGTAATTTTTCTGATTGATGTTAAAATCAGTATTGATGACAGCTTGAGAATACAGCCAGCAATGGCAGGTATCGCAGGTGGCAAGTTCCTTCAGCTGCATTATCCCTCTAATCCTGATATGGCAAACAGGTATCCTAATATTGGAAGCATTGACCCGCCTTACAGATTGATTCGCTCCGCTCCTTCAGGCATAGAAGAAATTACTATAGCCGCAGAAGCAGTGATGAATAATTTAATGGCTCTGAATGTCTTTGAATTAAACAAAAAAACAATGGAATTTTTGGATGTTTCTACAGATTTTTTCAAGAAAAAAGAATTGCATGATATTTTAGTCAATCTTGAAGCTTCTTCAAGTCACTTAAATTCTGTCCTTGAAAAAGCAGATTCATCTTTGGCAATCGAAAATATTACTGAAACGACGCTGATATTTAAAAAATCGGCAATGAGAATTGAAGATATGATTGCTGAACTGAATTCACAAATCGAGCAAATGCAACTGAATAAGCACATGGATAAGATATATTCAAAATATGATTCTTCGATGACTCAGACGACTAATGTTATTGCTAATATGGGATTCAGAGCCGAATCATCAATATATTCTTTTCAGGAATTAATGGATGAGCTAATCCGTACAAATAAGGATTTGAGAAATACATTAAGAGCATTTACCGATAATCCATCTACAATGTTTTTAAGTTTACCGCCTCCTAAAGAGGATTAA
- a CDS encoding YeeE/YedE family protein: MLEFIKQPWTWYVAGPMITLVMFLMLYLGKNFGVSSTMRTICASTGAGKFIPFFNFKWKEQLWNIFFVVGMILGGLIASTLLSSPEPVQISEQATINLMAMGISSPGTDILPAEIFSWESLMTFKGFTILVVGGFLVGFGARWAGGCTSGHAISGLSNLQLPSLIAVAGFFIGGLVMTYFMLPLILRTGI, encoded by the coding sequence ATGCTTGAATTCATTAAGCAACCTTGGACATGGTATGTAGCAGGTCCAATGATTACACTTGTGATGTTTTTGATGCTCTACCTAGGAAAGAATTTCGGAGTATCATCTACAATGAGGACAATTTGCGCCTCAACCGGAGCCGGAAAATTCATCCCATTTTTCAATTTTAAATGGAAAGAACAACTTTGGAATATATTTTTTGTAGTTGGAATGATACTTGGCGGATTGATAGCCTCGACTCTGCTTTCTTCACCTGAACCTGTACAGATATCAGAGCAGGCTACGATTAATCTTATGGCTATGGGTATCAGCAGTCCGGGCACAGATATATTGCCTGCAGAAATTTTCTCATGGGAAAGTTTGATGACATTCAAAGGTTTTACTATTCTTGTTGTCGGAGGATTTTTAGTTGGATTTGGAGCAAGGTGGGCAGGCGGATGTACATCAGGTCATGCAATCAGTGGACTTAGCAATCTGCAACTACCTTCACTAATTGCTGTCGCAGGATTTTTTATTGGTGGTCTGGTTATGACATATTTTATGTTGCCATTAATTTTAAGGACAGGAATATGA
- a CDS encoding MBL fold metallo-hydrolase, translating to MIIEQIYTGCLAQGAYYIESDGIAAIIDPLRESSPYISRAEKNNAKIKYIFETHFHADFVSGHIDLARKTGATIVFGPKAETKYESYVAQDGEIFNIGKLKIKTLHTPGHTPESTTYLLIDENGKNHAIFSGDTLFIGDVGRPDLAVKSDLTKEDLAAMLYDSLQNKIIPLEDDILVYPAHGAGSACGKKMSKETVDYLGIQKKTNYALLAPDKPTFIQQVIEGIMPPPPYFPVNARMNKEGYDSFDIVMKKGANPLSPEQFEEIVNSYSALMLDSRYQQVFNKSFIPNSVNISLDGQFAPWVGALIPDIKQPIVLITEEDKLEETLMRLARVGYENVLGYLEGGIEAWKNAGKEIDIIHSISPSELKERVESGNKINILDVRRPSEYEISHIPGAVNFPLDYINERMHEIDRNTDYILHCSGGYRSMTTASILRSRGFDNVIDVDGGFNAITETGIKLVSNN from the coding sequence ATGATTATTGAACAAATTTACACAGGTTGCCTTGCCCAAGGTGCTTACTACATCGAATCAGATGGAATAGCTGCAATAATTGATCCTTTGCGTGAATCTTCTCCTTATATTTCGCGTGCTGAGAAGAACAATGCAAAAATAAAGTATATTTTTGAAACACATTTCCATGCCGATTTTGTATCAGGTCATATTGATTTAGCAAGAAAAACCGGTGCTACAATTGTGTTTGGACCAAAAGCAGAAACAAAATACGAAAGCTATGTAGCTCAGGATGGCGAGATTTTCAATATCGGAAAATTGAAAATTAAAACCTTACATACTCCCGGACATACTCCTGAATCAACTACATATTTACTAATTGATGAAAATGGCAAGAATCATGCAATTTTCTCAGGTGATACTTTATTCATAGGTGATGTTGGAAGACCTGACCTCGCTGTTAAAAGTGATTTAACTAAGGAAGACTTAGCAGCAATGCTTTATGATTCGCTTCAAAATAAAATTATCCCGCTTGAAGATGATATACTCGTTTATCCTGCTCACGGTGCAGGTTCTGCATGTGGAAAGAAAATGAGCAAGGAAACAGTTGATTATCTCGGAATTCAGAAAAAGACAAATTATGCTCTTTTAGCTCCAGACAAACCCACATTTATACAGCAGGTTATAGAGGGAATAATGCCGCCTCCACCCTATTTTCCGGTAAATGCAAGAATGAATAAAGAGGGTTATGATAGTTTCGACATTGTGATGAAAAAAGGTGCTAACCCACTTAGCCCGGAACAGTTTGAAGAAATTGTGAACTCATATTCTGCTCTGATGCTTGATTCAAGATATCAGCAGGTATTTAATAAATCATTCATTCCGAATTCAGTAAATATAAGCCTCGACGGGCAGTTTGCTCCATGGGTTGGTGCATTGATACCGGACATCAAACAACCGATAGTATTAATTACCGAAGAAGATAAATTAGAAGAAACTCTGATGAGACTTGCACGCGTGGGCTATGAAAATGTCCTTGGATATCTTGAAGGTGGTATCGAAGCATGGAAAAATGCCGGTAAGGAAATTGATATAATTCACTCAATTTCACCTTCAGAGTTGAAAGAAAGAGTAGAATCGGGAAATAAAATCAATATTTTAGATGTTAGACGTCCAAGCGAGTATGAAATAAGTCATATTCCGGGAGCAGTTAATTTCCCGCTTGATTATATTAATGAAAGAATGCACGAAATTGACAGAAATACAGACTACATTCTGCACTGTTCTGGCGGTTACCGATCAATGACAACTGCTTCAATTCTTCGTTCAAGAGGATTTGATAATGTTATTGATGTGGATGGTGGTTTTAACGCCATTACTGAAACCGGAATAAAATTAGTATCAAATAATTAA
- a CDS encoding S9 family peptidase → MAISMKRFYLLILGLFISQLLTSQIILSKKQFTHEDAMKFRSIRSTAISDNGLWVAYSVFPDRGDGNLIVSAGDDTNKVIIPRGDRPVFSNDGYWLAAVQMPKSLDVENAKSPKDKPKNGMILLRNSTGKFDEFENINKFEFSNDSKWLIYQKYKDDNRKSDKMKKKEIGSELIIKHLFSGTEIKIDDVSEYLLDSTSTYLFYTVSSPEGKRDGVYRRDLKEDFAPETAINKMENTFFSALAWNDNKNSLAYISSTLRKDGRPDEGQLILWEKISPQTMKFAVTSTAVKKGWYIPAKNKTQWSEDGLKLFFGLKPNSEKDTADIEDLKFTESSFYDADSILYNSDDLIWHWKDPRISTHQVNWWNKNKDRTYAAVYDAERRNFFQLADETLEDVKYSDNSNFTIGYDDSKYALQSTWGGWFYDLYVIDLNTGERKLVVEAIAETANLSPLGKHIVYFKDKNWHIYDTETGKMSNITERIKIPFHDIDQDLPIEAGSYGIGGFFELDKYVLIYERNDIYKFFLGDHGSFVNLTATVGRRLDITFRLRQTNTRKKVFSEKDTVYMHGYSHKSKNTNLYFLETHIAGGINICTESGMGHIEGKNYFFVKKAQNADKILYTKESFDEFPDLWYSDIFLDSAKKISDVNPEMKDFIWGTTESLSWVSPVGDTLDGYLIKPDGFDPKKKYPVLVYYYERFSEHTHRFYQPRINHRPAYQVYLGEGYLVFVPDVKYRDGRPGTDAVDAVTSGVQTLIDRGIADPKKLVIQGHSWAGYQTAYIVTQTDMFAAAGAGAPVGNMTSAYSQIRTESGLARQFQYEKYQSRIGGNLWDSLDAYIRNSPVFYANKAVTPLLILHGNVDEAVPFSQGVELYLAFRRLSKNCVMVEYRNEPHHPRKYENRLDWAIKMKQWFDHYALGKPAPEWISEGRIYKGNK, encoded by the coding sequence ATGGCAATATCAATGAAACGCTTTTATTTGCTAATACTTGGGTTATTTATATCCCAACTGTTAACTTCACAAATAATATTATCCAAAAAACAGTTCACGCATGAAGATGCAATGAAATTCAGGTCAATTCGCTCGACAGCAATATCTGATAACGGCTTATGGGTGGCTTATTCTGTGTTTCCCGACCGCGGCGATGGCAATTTAATTGTCTCAGCCGGCGATGATACAAACAAAGTTATCATTCCTCGTGGAGACAGACCAGTATTCTCGAATGACGGTTATTGGCTTGCTGCTGTTCAAATGCCTAAATCCTTAGATGTTGAAAATGCAAAATCACCAAAAGACAAACCCAAAAATGGTATGATTTTGCTAAGAAATTCTACCGGCAAATTTGATGAATTTGAAAATATAAATAAATTCGAATTCAGCAATGACTCAAAATGGCTTATATATCAAAAATATAAGGATGATAATCGCAAAAGCGATAAAATGAAAAAGAAAGAAATCGGATCTGAATTGATTATTAAGCATTTATTCTCAGGTACTGAAATCAAAATTGATGATGTTTCTGAATATTTACTGGATAGTACATCTACTTACTTGTTTTATACAGTATCTTCACCTGAAGGGAAACGTGATGGTGTTTATCGCCGTGACTTGAAAGAAGATTTTGCTCCTGAAACCGCAATCAATAAGATGGAAAATACTTTTTTCTCTGCACTTGCATGGAATGACAATAAAAATTCACTTGCCTATATATCTTCAACTTTAAGAAAAGATGGTCGTCCTGATGAAGGACAATTGATTTTATGGGAAAAAATTAGTCCACAAACTATGAAGTTTGCTGTTACTTCAACAGCTGTAAAAAAAGGATGGTATATTCCGGCAAAAAATAAAACTCAGTGGTCTGAAGATGGCTTAAAACTATTCTTCGGATTAAAGCCAAATAGTGAAAAAGATACAGCAGACATCGAAGATCTAAAATTTACCGAGTCAAGCTTCTATGATGCTGATTCAATTTTATATAATTCAGATGATTTAATTTGGCATTGGAAAGACCCAAGAATATCTACTCATCAGGTTAATTGGTGGAACAAGAATAAAGACAGGACTTATGCAGCAGTTTATGATGCTGAAAGACGCAATTTTTTTCAACTTGCAGATGAAACCCTTGAAGATGTAAAATATAGCGATAATTCTAATTTCACCATCGGATATGATGACTCAAAATATGCCCTTCAATCAACTTGGGGGGGCTGGTTCTATGACCTTTATGTAATTGATCTTAATACAGGTGAGCGGAAATTAGTTGTTGAAGCAATAGCCGAAACTGCTAATTTATCACCACTTGGCAAACATATTGTTTACTTTAAAGATAAGAACTGGCACATTTACGATACAGAAACCGGCAAAATGTCAAATATCACCGAAAGAATTAAAATTCCATTTCATGATATTGATCAGGATTTACCTATTGAAGCCGGAAGTTACGGTATTGGAGGATTCTTCGAACTTGATAAATATGTTCTGATATACGAAAGAAATGATATTTACAAGTTTTTCCTTGGTGACCATGGTTCTTTTGTTAATTTGACCGCCACTGTAGGAAGAAGACTTGATATAACTTTCAGACTTCGCCAGACAAATACAAGAAAAAAAGTATTCAGTGAAAAAGATACTGTTTATATGCATGGCTATAGTCATAAAAGCAAGAATACGAATCTTTACTTTCTCGAAACTCATATCGCAGGAGGTATAAATATTTGTACCGAAAGTGGAATGGGACACATTGAAGGAAAAAATTATTTCTTTGTAAAAAAAGCTCAAAATGCTGATAAAATTCTTTATACCAAAGAAAGCTTTGATGAATTTCCTGATTTATGGTACTCGGATATTTTCCTTGATTCAGCAAAGAAAATCAGCGATGTTAATCCGGAGATGAAGGATTTTATTTGGGGTACGACTGAGTCATTATCCTGGGTATCTCCAGTTGGTGATACGTTGGACGGGTATTTAATCAAGCCTGATGGATTTGACCCAAAAAAGAAGTATCCTGTATTAGTTTATTATTACGAAAGATTTTCAGAGCATACTCACCGCTTTTATCAGCCGAGAATTAACCACAGACCCGCATATCAGGTTTATTTGGGTGAAGGCTACCTTGTATTTGTCCCTGATGTTAAATATCGTGACGGACGCCCTGGTACAGATGCAGTAGATGCTGTTACTTCAGGTGTTCAGACACTGATAGACAGGGGAATTGCAGATCCTAAAAAGCTTGTTATTCAGGGGCATTCCTGGGCAGGCTATCAGACAGCGTACATAGTAACTCAAACCGATATGTTTGCCGCAGCCGGAGCAGGTGCACCAGTTGGTAATATGACAAGTGCTTATAGCCAAATAAGAACTGAATCAGGTCTTGCACGCCAATTCCAGTATGAAAAATACCAAAGCAGAATCGGTGGCAATCTTTGGGATTCACTGGATGCTTATATTCGTAATTCTCCTGTATTTTATGCAAATAAAGCTGTTACACCTCTTTTGATTCTGCATGGTAATGTTGATGAAGCTGTTCCGTTTTCACAAGGTGTTGAGCTTTATCTTGCTTTCAGAAGACTAAGCAAAAATTGCGTTATGGTGGAATATCGCAATGAACCACATCACCCGAGAAAATACGAAAACAGGCTTGACTGGGCTATTAAAATGAAACAGTGGTTCGATCATTATGCTCTCGGCAAACCCGCACCAGAATGGATTTCAGAAGGAAGAATTTATAAAGGTAATAAATAA
- a CDS encoding sulfite exporter TauE/SafE family protein, with amino-acid sequence MEIIGYISFIIMGIVLGLIGGGGSILTVPILVYILGSDPVLATSYSLFIVGVSAAIGSIQFFRNKLVDIKAAIVFSIPSLIAVFLTRAYLMPSIPDSLINTSGFVLDKPLAILLLFAILMLAASFSMIKSGKSNIEADIIAPKFNYPMIFIEGFVVGVLTGLVGAGGGFLIIPALVILAKIPMKMAVGTSLVIIAVKSIIGFSGDMMAEIDINWMSLIIFTGISIIGMLIGTILSKKIPGSSLKKGFGYFVLIMGIFIIIKELFLN; translated from the coding sequence ATGGAAATAATTGGTTATATAAGCTTTATTATTATGGGTATTGTTCTGGGATTGATTGGTGGAGGTGGCTCCATACTTACAGTTCCAATATTGGTTTACATATTAGGTTCAGACCCTGTGCTTGCAACATCATACTCATTATTTATTGTCGGAGTATCTGCAGCTATTGGCTCTATCCAATTTTTTAGAAATAAATTAGTGGATATTAAAGCTGCTATTGTATTTTCAATTCCGTCATTGATAGCAGTGTTTCTGACCCGAGCATATTTAATGCCTTCGATACCGGATTCTTTAATTAATACTTCAGGATTCGTGCTTGATAAGCCACTTGCAATTCTTTTATTATTTGCAATACTGATGCTTGCAGCATCTTTTTCTATGATAAAATCCGGAAAAAGTAATATTGAAGCAGATATTATTGCACCAAAATTCAATTATCCGATGATTTTTATTGAAGGTTTTGTTGTGGGTGTTCTTACCGGTCTTGTTGGTGCAGGAGGTGGATTTCTGATAATTCCCGCTTTGGTAATCCTTGCAAAAATCCCTATGAAAATGGCAGTAGGAACATCACTTGTGATTATAGCAGTTAAATCTATTATTGGATTCTCAGGTGATATGATGGCTGAAATTGATATCAACTGGATGTCGTTAATAATATTCACAGGCATTTCTATTATTGGTATGTTGATCGGCACAATATTATCCAAGAAAATTCCGGGCTCTTCACTCAAAAAAGGGTTTGGTTATTTTGTCCTGATAATGGGCATATTTATAATCATCAAAGAGTTATTTCTAAACTAA
- a CDS encoding rhodanese-like domain-containing protein — protein MSNYKDLSPQEFKAGVESNPNAKVIDCRTLPELMEFKLEHDFHIDIMSPVFGQKISELDKNNAYYIYCRSGNRSAFLCDFMARQGFEQLYNLDGGVIAWRYQMMGR, from the coding sequence ATGTCAAATTACAAAGATTTATCTCCGCAAGAATTCAAAGCAGGTGTTGAAAGTAATCCCAATGCTAAGGTTATTGATTGCAGGACCTTACCGGAACTAATGGAATTCAAACTGGAACACGATTTTCATATTGATATTATGTCACCAGTTTTTGGACAAAAAATATCAGAACTCGATAAAAATAATGCCTACTACATATATTGCAGAAGTGGCAACCGTAGTGCATTTTTATGTGATTTTATGGCTCGTCAAGGATTTGAACAGCTGTATAATCTGGATGGTGGAGTTATTGCCTGGCGTTATCAAATGATGGGTAGATAA
- a CDS encoding winged helix-turn-helix transcriptional regulator: protein MAEVLKTIAHPVRLEIIELLESSGTMGVTDLQQKLKIEQSLLSHHLTKMKDKGILCSERNGKNLYYSIALKNIESIFDCMGKCKIV from the coding sequence ATGGCAGAGGTTCTCAAAACCATTGCACATCCTGTTCGCCTTGAGATTATAGAACTTCTTGAAAGTTCAGGAACAATGGGTGTAACAGACTTACAGCAGAAATTAAAGATTGAGCAGTCCCTTCTATCTCACCATTTGACTAAAATGAAAGATAAGGGTATATTATGCTCAGAAAGAAATGGTAAAAATTTATATTATTCCATAGCACTCAAAAACATTGAATCAATTTTTGATTGTATGGGTAAATGCAAAATTGTATAA
- a CDS encoding fibronectin type III domain-containing protein: MITEATNNSFQIGWKNPSEGGVDGFEVTVSTTSNFLTHIDLYNNRYVDGNSLVIQNEDATVFSPNTTYFYRIRTVFDDQTSDWLAGSSGVTTKPDNASLAVELGYVCLDNSYTLTPTGPSPGNGTEQHKFTVYKTEFDEDAINEVASLSITLTPDDYEEGTTDFWVVAVSNKSGLQSDTRTKFTLSTANSSAIVFVSDDIDENTSGWQVTHFDNLNEALDVACIAATINISNYTHTGNIDMTGYNYKVGDSDFFLNGEISGGLIQTIGTGRLIQSAVQNQTRTFPVTDGTNNYTVSITPGSKDGFFAVRLNANKSVAGSLVNPFVFWDLYASSNIDATVILIIEKSSLGITEIPRNFLLRFWNGERYVPISQSKVSLNNFDEFYEITINEFSNFNVLD, encoded by the coding sequence TTGATTACAGAGGCTACAAATAACTCCTTTCAGATTGGTTGGAAAAACCCCTCAGAAGGTGGTGTTGACGGATTTGAAGTAACCGTCTCTACCACAAGCAATTTTTTAACTCATATAGATTTGTACAATAACAGGTATGTTGATGGTAATAGTTTAGTAATACAAAATGAAGATGCAACTGTATTTAGCCCTAATACAACTTATTTTTATCGGATTAGAACTGTTTTCGATGATCAAACCAGTGATTGGTTAGCGGGATCTTCAGGTGTAACTACTAAACCGGATAATGCTTCATTAGCTGTTGAATTGGGCTATGTTTGTTTGGATAATTCTTATACACTTACTCCGACTGGTCCATCCCCTGGAAACGGAACAGAACAACATAAATTCACAGTATATAAAACTGAATTTGATGAAGATGCAATTAATGAAGTCGCATCATTGTCAATTACTTTGACTCCTGATGATTACGAAGAAGGTACGACTGATTTTTGGGTTGTAGCTGTTAGCAATAAATCCGGTCTCCAGTCTGACACCCGAACAAAATTTACTTTGAGTACAGCTAATTCTTCAGCTATTGTTTTTGTAAGCGATGATATTGACGAAAACACAAGCGGATGGCAAGTGACTCATTTTGACAACCTGAATGAAGCACTTGATGTGGCTTGTATAGCTGCCACTATCAATATCTCCAACTACACACACACCGGTAATATTGATATGACCGGCTATAATTATAAAGTTGGCGATAGCGACTTTTTCCTCAATGGTGAGATTAGTGGAGGCTTAATTCAAACTATCGGTACTGGTCGGTTGATACAATCAGCTGTGCAGAATCAGACTCGCACTTTCCCTGTTACTGATGGAACTAATAACTATACGGTTTCAATAACTCCCGGTAGTAAAGATGGATTTTTTGCTGTACGTCTTAATGCAAACAAGTCTGTCGCAGGCTCTTTAGTTAATCCGTTTGTATTTTGGGATTTGTATGCTTCATCTAATATTGATGCAACAGTAATATTAATTATCGAAAAATCTTCTCTTGGTATTACTGAAATTCCAAGAAACTTTCTACTAAGATTCTGGAATGGAGAACGATATGTTCCTATTTCTCAAAGCAAAGTAAGTTTAAACAACTTTGATGAATTTTATGAAATTACAATAAATGAATTTTCAAATTTTAATGTATTGGATTAG